A DNA window from Candidatus Aminicenantes bacterium contains the following coding sequences:
- a CDS encoding polyprenyl synthetase family protein translates to MTSNPADQHKSGFARNYFPDLEARIQAALTQDLDPRRGTLEAAVHYALDVRGKRLRPLIMLTLVDALGGDPERYIDLATAMEYIHTYSLIHDDHPAMDNDDFRRGKPTVHRRFNDAIALLAGDTLLTMAFEKIAAQPGLPAETLIGFMRLITRCIGMRGMAGGQALDLEFSGEQDVIPDIHRMKTGELIRGIMVGTGEFMNQDSQRIQALDRAGSEIGTAFQLADDLLDLQGDESLVGKKLHKDGHNRSPNAALFFGIDYVRKEIDRSYRITMDALKSAGITFPPFLALMRMMVYREL, encoded by the coding sequence ATGACGTCCAATCCAGCCGATCAGCATAAGTCCGGGTTTGCCCGGAATTACTTTCCCGATTTGGAAGCTCGAATCCAGGCCGCGTTGACCCAGGACCTGGATCCGCGCAGGGGGACCCTGGAAGCGGCGGTTCACTACGCCCTTGACGTGCGCGGGAAACGGTTGCGACCCCTGATCATGCTGACCCTGGTTGATGCCCTGGGCGGTGACCCCGAGCGATATATCGACCTTGCCACGGCGATGGAGTACATCCACACCTATTCATTGATCCACGATGATCATCCCGCCATGGATAACGATGATTTCCGGCGCGGCAAACCCACGGTACACCGCCGTTTCAACGATGCCATCGCCTTATTGGCCGGAGACACCCTCTTAACCATGGCGTTTGAGAAGATCGCGGCCCAGCCCGGACTGCCGGCTGAAACACTGATCGGTTTCATGCGGCTTATTACCAGGTGCATCGGCATGCGCGGCATGGCCGGGGGACAGGCTTTGGATCTGGAATTCAGCGGTGAGCAGGATGTGATTCCTGATATCCACCGCATGAAAACAGGTGAATTGATTCGCGGCATCATGGTGGGAACAGGAGAATTCATGAATCAGGATTCCCAACGAATCCAAGCGTTGGACCGGGCCGGCAGCGAGATCGGTACGGCTTTTCAACTGGCCGATGATTTGTTGGACCTACAGGGGGATGAATCCCTGGTTGGCAAAAAACTCCACAAGGATGGTCACAATCGCAGTCCCAATGCGGCGTTGTTTTTCGGGATTGATTACGTACGCAAAGAGATCGACCGTTCCTATCGCATCACCATGGACGCGTTAAAAAGCGCCGGAATCACTTTTCCCCCGTTCCTGGCCTTGATGCGCATGATGGTTTACAGGGAATTATGA
- the dxs gene encoding 1-deoxy-D-xylulose-5-phosphate synthase — protein MMSFLERINGPDDLKKLEFRELEKLAAEIRDLLIDVVSKSGGHLASNLGVVELTLALHRVFDAPKDRIIWDVGHQCYTHKIVTGRRDRIYSIRKKGGICGYPDIFESEYDALNAGHASTSLAFAGGMALARDRKKQNHHIVTVLGDGALTGGVALEALNHIGQVKPRLIIVLNDNKMSISPNVGGISKHLNYLVSGRPYIRLKELVQAILKSIPGIGKSMADLARKIEVLIRSMMVPGSLFDELGVKYIGPVNGHNQAELEKELREAQKYDFPVLLHVVTEKGHGYRPAEENPSSFHSSLPFEVANGKFLKAQTPPSYSTVFGRTVLKIMQQDPEVVAITAAMPEGTGLDISQKQFPDRVYDVGIAEQYMFDMAGGLSLGGLKPVISVYSTFLQRAVDQVTHDLSLMKIPVVVGIDRAGLVSGDGPTHQGIYDIALLQPVPHVVLVAPRDENELQHLIHSAFSYSRPVFIRYPKEPGQGVEMEAHFRDIPLGQSEVLREGKDLLILAVGPLVYQAMQAAQNLSRDNGIETTVVDVRFIKPLDRDSILDHLKRIRYVITLEDGVRTGGFSTLIRELILEGNIRDCRLLCMGVPDEIVITASRSELLARYQLDAAGVERSAREFMNS, from the coding sequence ATGATGTCTTTTCTTGAGCGCATAAACGGACCTGATGATCTGAAAAAGTTGGAATTTCGAGAGTTGGAGAAATTGGCCGCTGAGATCCGCGACCTGCTCATTGATGTGGTGTCCAAGAGCGGCGGTCACCTGGCTTCCAACCTGGGAGTCGTGGAGTTGACCCTCGCCTTGCACCGGGTGTTTGACGCGCCGAAAGACCGGATTATCTGGGATGTGGGCCACCAGTGTTACACCCATAAGATCGTAACCGGACGCCGTGACCGCATCTATTCCATTCGCAAGAAGGGAGGCATTTGCGGTTATCCGGATATCTTTGAAAGTGAATACGATGCCTTGAATGCCGGTCATGCCTCCACTTCGCTGGCTTTTGCCGGCGGTATGGCCCTGGCGCGCGACCGCAAAAAGCAGAACCATCATATCGTGACAGTACTGGGCGACGGGGCTTTAACCGGGGGGGTGGCCCTGGAAGCCCTGAATCATATCGGGCAGGTAAAGCCCCGCCTGATTATCGTCTTGAACGACAACAAGATGTCCATCTCTCCCAATGTCGGGGGAATCTCCAAACACCTCAACTACCTGGTATCGGGCAGGCCTTACATTCGCCTGAAAGAGTTGGTCCAGGCGATCCTGAAAAGTATTCCCGGTATCGGCAAATCCATGGCGGATCTGGCCCGTAAGATCGAGGTGCTGATCCGGTCCATGATGGTTCCCGGATCCCTGTTTGACGAACTGGGTGTCAAGTACATCGGTCCCGTCAACGGCCATAATCAGGCTGAATTGGAAAAAGAGCTTCGCGAAGCCCAAAAATACGATTTCCCGGTTCTTCTCCACGTTGTAACTGAAAAAGGCCATGGATATCGACCGGCGGAGGAGAACCCCAGCTCTTTTCACTCTTCTTTGCCGTTTGAAGTGGCCAACGGCAAATTCCTCAAGGCCCAAACACCTCCGTCTTATTCCACGGTATTCGGTCGTACCGTGCTAAAGATCATGCAACAGGATCCCGAGGTTGTGGCCATTACCGCCGCCATGCCCGAAGGCACCGGACTGGATATTTCCCAAAAGCAATTCCCGGACAGGGTTTATGATGTGGGAATCGCGGAGCAGTACATGTTCGATATGGCCGGAGGCTTATCCCTCGGTGGGCTGAAACCCGTTATCAGTGTTTATTCCACATTTTTGCAACGGGCGGTGGATCAGGTCACCCATGATTTGTCTCTAATGAAGATTCCCGTGGTCGTGGGGATCGACCGCGCCGGCCTGGTGAGTGGAGACGGTCCCACCCACCAGGGTATCTACGACATCGCCTTGTTGCAGCCGGTACCCCATGTGGTCCTGGTTGCCCCCAGGGATGAAAACGAACTGCAACACCTGATCCACTCGGCATTTTCGTATTCCCGCCCCGTTTTTATCCGCTATCCCAAGGAACCGGGTCAGGGTGTGGAGATGGAAGCGCATTTTCGTGACATCCCCCTGGGACAGAGTGAAGTTTTGCGGGAAGGCAAGGATCTGTTGATCCTGGCCGTGGGGCCCCTGGTTTATCAGGCCATGCAGGCGGCGCAAAACCTATCCCGCGACAACGGTATTGAAACAACCGTGGTCGATGTGCGCTTTATCAAACCCCTGGACAGGGATTCGATCCTGGACCACCTGAAGCGCATCCGGTACGTGATCACCCTGGAAGACGGTGTCCGCACGGGCGGGTTCTCCACCCTCATCCGTGAACTCATACTTGAAGGAAACATCCGGGACTGCCGTCTGCTCTGCATGGGAGTTCCGGATGAAATCGTGATAACAGCCAGTCGCTCGGAGTTGTTGGCCCGGTATCAACTCGATGCCGCCGGAGTGGAACGCTCCGCACGTGAAT